The following are encoded together in the Pseudomonas xantholysinigenes genome:
- a CDS encoding HPF/RaiA family ribosome-associated protein has translation MQIQVNSSNHIEGNIRLDQWVRSTLQSSLERYEDDLTRIEVHLRDENGAKPGPHDKRCQMEARPKGHQPISVTHTAASLDQAVDGAASKLNHALEHFYGKLRSKRGALELSDPDA, from the coding sequence ATGCAAATCCAGGTCAACAGCAGCAACCACATCGAAGGCAACATCCGTCTCGACCAATGGGTGCGCAGCACCCTGCAAAGCAGCCTCGAACGCTACGAGGACGACCTCACCCGCATCGAGGTCCACCTGCGCGACGAGAACGGTGCCAAGCCCGGCCCGCATGACAAACGCTGCCAGATGGAGGCTCGCCCGAAAGGCCACCAACCGATTTCCGTGACCCATACCGCCGCCTCGCTGGACCAGGCGGTCGATGGCGCCGCCAGCAAGCTGAACCACGCCCTGGAGCACTTCTACGGCAAACTGCGCAGCAAGCGCGGCGCCCTGGAACTGAGTGATCCGGACGCCTGA
- a CDS encoding sigma-70 family RNA polymerase sigma factor, producing the protein MPSALSATVEGLYLAHHTWLTGWLRRRLGCPQSAADLAQDTYVRLLQAREAPQLVEPRAFLATVAKRVLCNHFRRQELERAYLEALAQVPEQVAPSEEQKAIIFDTLLELDRLLDGLPPLVKRTFLLAQVDGLGQGEIARELGISLATVKRYLHKAALRCYFAL; encoded by the coding sequence GTGCCCAGCGCGCTTTCCGCCACCGTCGAAGGCCTCTACCTCGCCCACCACACCTGGCTCACCGGCTGGTTGCGCCGGCGCCTGGGCTGCCCGCAAAGTGCCGCCGACCTGGCCCAGGACACTTACGTGCGCCTGCTCCAGGCCCGCGAGGCGCCGCAGCTGGTCGAACCGCGCGCCTTCCTCGCCACCGTGGCCAAGCGTGTGCTGTGCAACCACTTCCGCCGCCAGGAACTGGAGCGCGCCTACCTTGAGGCCCTGGCCCAGGTGCCGGAACAGGTGGCGCCGAGCGAAGAGCAAAAAGCGATCATCTTCGACACCCTGCTCGAACTCGACCGCTTGCTCGATGGCCTGCCACCGCTGGTCAAGCGCACCTTCCTGCTGGCCCAGGTCGATGGCCTGGGCCAGGGCGAGATCGCCCGTGAACTGGGCATTTCCCTGGCCACGGTCAAACGCTACCTGCACAAGGCAGCGCTGCGCTGCTACTTCGCCCTGTGA
- a CDS encoding FecR domain-containing protein encodes MNPSFSAHIAEQAVHWLIESQSDDFDQHQALQHWLQADSEHQRAWAHIQQVNQRLRGVASPVVHATLQAPPSPARRRALKALLLVGVASAAGLGLQPHNPLPGLLADYRSPVGQRRRLTLDDGSQLHLNTRSAADVRFDGQQRRVRLQEGELLLEVVNDPRPLHLLTAQGELRLGSGRFDVRQFDGFSLVSVFSGSVSVAGQPLLAGHQARFAAGGWQAVAPLDPNRAAWVDGMLVVSQMRLGDFLAELSRYRLGQLGCSERVADLRISGSYPLADSERILAMLEVALPVRVRRFTRYWVNVEAATS; translated from the coding sequence GTGAACCCGTCGTTCTCCGCGCACATCGCCGAGCAGGCGGTGCACTGGCTGATCGAGTCGCAGAGTGACGATTTCGACCAGCATCAGGCCCTGCAGCACTGGTTGCAGGCCGACAGCGAGCACCAGCGCGCCTGGGCGCATATCCAGCAGGTCAACCAACGCCTGCGCGGGGTCGCCTCGCCGGTGGTGCATGCCACCTTGCAGGCGCCGCCCTCGCCGGCCCGGCGTCGCGCGCTCAAGGCGCTGTTGCTGGTCGGGGTGGCCAGCGCCGCCGGGCTCGGCCTGCAGCCACACAACCCGCTGCCGGGGCTGCTGGCCGACTATCGCAGCCCAGTCGGCCAGCGCCGGCGCCTGACCCTCGATGATGGCAGCCAGTTGCACCTGAATACCCGCAGTGCCGCCGATGTACGCTTCGATGGCCAGCAGCGTCGAGTGCGCTTGCAGGAGGGCGAGTTGCTGCTGGAGGTGGTCAACGACCCACGCCCGCTGCACCTGCTTACCGCCCAGGGCGAGCTGCGCCTGGGCAGTGGCCGTTTCGACGTTCGCCAGTTCGATGGTTTCAGCCTGGTCTCGGTATTCAGCGGCAGCGTCAGCGTGGCCGGGCAACCGTTGCTGGCCGGGCACCAGGCGCGTTTCGCCGCGGGCGGCTGGCAAGCGGTCGCGCCGTTGGACCCCAACCGCGCGGCGTGGGTGGACGGCATGCTGGTGGTGTCACAGATGCGCCTGGGCGATTTTCTCGCGGAGTTGTCACGCTATCGCCTGGGCCAGCTGGGTTGCAGCGAGCGGGTGGCCGACCTGCGGATCTCCGGCTCCTACCCGCTGGCGGACAGCGAACGGATCCTGGCCATGCTCGAAGTGGCGTTGCCGGTGCGGGTGCGGCGCTTCACTCGCTACTGGGTCAATGTTGAAGCGGCCACAAGCTGA
- a CDS encoding DUF3325 domain-containing protein has product MLGIALLGFAGFAGLCLAMEKHCNDLLGRKPTLLQQRALRAGGWALLLVALVLAVHLRGWALGLVQWIAVLMAGGTLWVFGLPYQPRLLLAAAALSLILGPLLALLSV; this is encoded by the coding sequence ATGCTTGGCATCGCCTTGCTCGGGTTTGCCGGGTTCGCCGGCTTGTGCCTGGCCATGGAAAAACATTGCAACGATCTGCTCGGGCGCAAGCCCACGCTGCTCCAGCAGCGGGCCCTGCGCGCAGGCGGCTGGGCCTTGTTGCTGGTGGCGTTGGTGCTGGCCGTGCACCTGCGCGGTTGGGCCCTGGGCCTGGTGCAGTGGATCGCCGTGCTGATGGCCGGGGGCACGCTGTGGGTGTTTGGCTTGCCCTACCAACCGCGCCTGTTGCTGGCGGCGGCTGCGCTCAGCCTGATACTGGGGCCGCTGCTGGCCCTGTTGTCGGTGTGA
- a CDS encoding RNA polymerase sigma factor produces MNDGGRARFVQVFLAQRARMEALVSRRIGCRATAADLVQDLFLRFWRRPEVQVEALDTYLLRSASNLAIDYLRSEGSRDRAAEGLHADDEARGSQAPEQALAAEHDLQRIEAALRALPERTRQIFLLNRIHGCTYGEIARAMQLSQSAVEKHMMRALEACKASVAEPASLLRRPGSARR; encoded by the coding sequence TTGAACGACGGCGGCCGGGCACGTTTCGTCCAGGTGTTCCTCGCCCAGCGCGCGCGCATGGAGGCGCTGGTCAGCCGGCGCATTGGCTGTCGCGCTACCGCCGCGGACCTGGTCCAGGACTTGTTCCTGCGCTTCTGGCGCCGCCCCGAGGTGCAGGTCGAGGCGCTCGACACCTACCTGCTGCGCAGCGCCAGCAACCTGGCCATCGACTACCTGCGCAGCGAGGGCAGCCGCGACCGCGCCGCCGAAGGGCTGCATGCGGACGATGAGGCCCGGGGCAGCCAGGCGCCGGAACAGGCCCTGGCCGCCGAACACGACCTGCAACGCATCGAGGCAGCGCTGCGCGCGTTGCCCGAGCGCACCCGGCAGATCTTCCTGCTCAACCGCATCCACGGTTGCACCTACGGCGAGATCGCCCGGGCCATGCAGCTGTCCCAGAGCGCGGTGGAAAAGCATATGATGCGCGCCCTCGAAGCGTGCAAGGCGAGTGTCGCCGAGCCCGCGTCCCTACTGCGCCGGCCAGGGAGTGCCCGTCGATGA
- a CDS encoding DUF3509 domain-containing protein yields the protein MHNPFEQISAAFAPEYRVNLSIERLDGSIMLTLSDDSGVVAKRLVSEAQRNDPIRLQRVIDSIRLGLAIELGQNPLEVLAALTRSQHGEQRFPSAGLAN from the coding sequence ATGCACAACCCCTTCGAACAAATCAGCGCCGCCTTCGCCCCGGAATACCGGGTCAACCTGAGCATCGAGCGCCTGGACGGCAGCATCATGCTGACCCTGTCCGACGACAGCGGCGTAGTAGCCAAGCGCCTGGTCAGCGAAGCCCAGCGCAACGACCCGATACGCCTGCAGCGGGTCATCGACAGCATCCGCCTGGGCCTGGCCATCGAGCTAGGGCAGAACCCGCTGGAGGTCCTCGCCGCCCTGACCCGCAGCCAGCACGGCGAACAGCGCTTTCCCAGCGCGGGCCTGGCCAACTGA
- a CDS encoding PepSY-associated TM helix domain-containing protein, translated as MKEGFRQAMAWLHTWTGLIFGWLLFAIFLTGTLSYFKEEITHWTKPEIQGHPLDPATSLGLAQRYLQANAGHASTWFIRLPSEREAALGVTWRDPNGGGRRGFTNKDLDAQTGAEVQTRDSRGGEFFYRFHFQLQMPHPWGRWLSTFCAFIMLLGLVTGIITHKKIFKEFFTFRPGKGQRSWLDGHNAIGVLVLPFHLMISYSSLVIFMYMVMPAGILASYGDSDRYFNDLFGRDESVAASAQAAPLVPLGELYAKVQAHVPGARLGFIQVQNPGDANARVSFSWSAPDSVAYQRSASWTFDGVSGELLNQGATESVAMQTSFTFVGLHMGNFAGPWLRWLYFVFGVAGTAVIGTGLVMWLGKRQLKHAKSAQMPGELRLVEVLNIASMSGLMLAVAAFFWANRLFPVGLQGRADWEIDSFLWVWALSLLHALLRPGRRAWAEQLALGALAFALLPLLNALTTGKGLDHSLVSGDWVMAGFDLTALATGLFLAWAAGKMLRAPKPAAKRAPRAGTVVEAS; from the coding sequence ATGAAAGAAGGATTCCGCCAGGCCATGGCCTGGCTGCACACCTGGACCGGCCTGATTTTCGGCTGGTTGCTGTTTGCGATCTTCCTGACCGGGACGCTGTCCTATTTCAAGGAAGAAATCACCCACTGGACCAAGCCCGAGATCCAGGGCCATCCGCTGGACCCGGCGACCAGCCTAGGCCTGGCCCAGCGCTACCTGCAGGCCAACGCCGGGCATGCCAGCACCTGGTTCATCCGCTTGCCCAGCGAGCGAGAGGCGGCGCTCGGCGTCACCTGGCGCGACCCCAACGGCGGGGGGCGGCGTGGCTTTACCAACAAAGACCTCGATGCCCAGACCGGCGCAGAGGTGCAGACCCGCGACAGCCGCGGCGGCGAGTTCTTCTACCGGTTCCATTTCCAGTTGCAGATGCCGCACCCCTGGGGCCGCTGGTTGTCGACCTTCTGCGCCTTCATCATGCTGCTGGGGCTGGTCACCGGGATCATCACCCACAAGAAGATCTTCAAGGAGTTCTTCACCTTCCGTCCGGGCAAGGGCCAGCGTTCCTGGCTCGATGGCCACAACGCCATTGGCGTGCTGGTGCTGCCGTTCCACCTGATGATCAGCTACAGCAGCCTGGTGATCTTCATGTACATGGTCATGCCGGCCGGCATCCTCGCCAGTTATGGCGACAGTGATCGCTACTTCAACGATTTGTTCGGTCGCGATGAGTCTGTCGCGGCCTCGGCCCAGGCGGCACCGCTGGTGCCACTGGGCGAGTTGTACGCCAAGGTCCAGGCCCATGTGCCGGGCGCGCGCCTGGGCTTCATTCAGGTGCAGAACCCAGGCGACGCCAATGCCAGGGTGAGTTTCTCCTGGTCCGCCCCCGACAGCGTGGCCTACCAGCGCAGCGCCAGCTGGACCTTCGATGGTGTCAGCGGCGAACTGCTCAACCAAGGCGCGACGGAAAGCGTGGCGATGCAGACCTCGTTCACCTTCGTCGGCCTGCACATGGGCAACTTCGCCGGGCCCTGGCTGCGCTGGTTGTACTTCGTCTTCGGCGTCGCCGGCACGGCGGTGATCGGCACCGGGCTGGTGATGTGGCTGGGCAAGCGCCAGCTCAAGCATGCCAAGAGCGCACAGATGCCGGGCGAATTGCGCCTGGTGGAGGTGCTCAATATCGCCAGCATGAGCGGCCTGATGCTCGCGGTGGCGGCATTTTTCTGGGCCAACCGCCTGTTCCCGGTAGGCCTGCAAGGGCGTGCCGACTGGGAAATCGACAGCTTCCTGTGGGTTTGGGCGCTGTCACTGCTGCATGCGTTGCTGCGTCCCGGGCGTCGAGCTTGGGCCGAGCAACTGGCCCTGGGAGCGTTGGCGTTTGCCTTGTTGCCCCTGCTCAATGCGCTGACCACGGGCAAGGGCCTGGACCACTCCCTGGTCAGTGGCGACTGGGTCATGGCCGGGTTCGATCTCACGGCGCTGGCCACCGGCCTGTTCCTCGCCTGGGCCGCCGGCAAGATGCTGCGTGCGCCCAAGCCTGCCGCCAAGCGCGCGCCACGCGCCGGCACTGTCGTGGAGGCCAGCTGA
- a CDS encoding DUF3649 domain-containing protein, with the protein MKSKAAGLPLSYRLAVTSRSLAALLGGYLLASMVSVCVALLAPMSQVDAALTGMMLSFVFYLLAFLWCFACRSAWRAWQGVLLPSLVLGVVNALAYWMKQP; encoded by the coding sequence ATGAAGAGCAAAGCCGCCGGCCTTCCCCTGAGCTACCGCCTGGCCGTGACCTCACGCAGCCTGGCCGCTTTGTTGGGTGGCTACCTGCTGGCGTCGATGGTCAGCGTGTGCGTCGCCCTGCTGGCGCCTATGAGCCAGGTCGATGCCGCGTTGACCGGGATGATGCTGTCGTTCGTCTTCTACCTGCTGGCTTTCCTCTGGTGTTTCGCCTGCCGCAGCGCCTGGCGCGCCTGGCAGGGGGTGCTGCTGCCGAGCCTGGTGCTGGGGGTGGTCAATGCGCTGGCCTACTGGATGAAGCAGCCATGA
- a CDS encoding YebG family protein codes for MAVEVMYRSSRDPERLFMDKAEADRHDKMLELAERLAEVLHKAVPSLSEQQVEEAGIYMAKNRDVFARAFKSQPDALAELLEGGAAE; via the coding sequence ATGGCCGTCGAAGTGATGTACCGCAGCAGCCGCGACCCGGAGCGCTTGTTCATGGATAAGGCCGAAGCAGACCGTCACGACAAGATGCTCGAGCTGGCCGAGCGCCTGGCCGAGGTACTGCACAAGGCGGTGCCGTCGCTGAGCGAGCAGCAGGTCGAAGAGGCCGGTATCTACATGGCCAAGAACCGCGATGTGTTCGCCCGCGCGTTCAAGAGCCAGCCTGATGCGCTGGCCGAGCTGCTCGAAGGCGGCGCGGCCGAGTAA
- a CDS encoding phosphate-starvation-inducible protein PsiE, whose product MNIKWAEKLRKGLHGSADSLGNLCVEAFHYLALFGIGAITAYAAVVTFLDMLGKGGVSVDDILLLFIYLELGAMVGIYFKTNHMPIRFLLYVAITALTRLLIGDVSHHKAPDVGLLYVCGGILLLAFAILVVRYASYRYPSTKALDASGKEVDEGK is encoded by the coding sequence GTGAACATCAAATGGGCAGAAAAACTGCGCAAGGGCCTGCATGGCTCGGCCGACTCGCTGGGCAACCTGTGCGTGGAGGCGTTCCACTACCTGGCGCTGTTCGGTATCGGCGCGATCACCGCCTATGCGGCAGTGGTGACATTCCTCGACATGCTGGGCAAGGGCGGGGTCAGCGTCGACGACATCCTGCTGCTGTTCATCTACCTGGAACTGGGCGCGATGGTGGGGATTTATTTCAAGACCAACCACATGCCGATCCGCTTCCTGCTGTATGTGGCGATCACCGCGCTGACCCGCCTGCTGATCGGCGACGTGTCGCACCACAAGGCGCCGGATGTCGGCTTGCTGTATGTGTGCGGCGGCATCCTGCTGCTGGCCTTCGCCATTCTGGTGGTGCGCTACGCCTCGTATCGCTACCCATCGACCAAGGCGCTGGATGCCAGCGGCAAGGAAGTGGATGAGGGCAAGTAG
- the fecA gene encoding TonB-dependent Fe(3+) dicitrate receptor FecA produces the protein MRPSPLVYALMLAAPFALAGETRDYHIAAGTLEQALNQFGHESGALISFSPALTQGLSSPGLDGQYETAQGLDALLRGSGLQAHQQTDNAFNLQPAQAAGGTGSVELGASTVVGDWLAEARQDNVFEHPGARDVVRREQFERSGASSAREVLNRIPGVNAPENNGTGSHDLALNFGIRGLNPRLASRSTVLMDGIPVPFAPYGQPQLSLAPISLGNMDAVDVVRGGGAVRYGPQNVGGIVNFVTRAIPEEATFKAAMQNQISPSSSQDGLKNSANLLIGGTNANGLGGALLYSGSRGSDWREHSDTQIDDLMLKGKLQLDEANSLHAMAQYYEGEAEMPGGLSAADFDADPYQSTRLKDKFWGRRTLFNLGYDYKQDDRQFSVNSFFTKTLRSGYLDQGSFVSLSPREYWVRGIETRFSQGLALGDSWHELGIGYRYINEAGHELRYREPTRANLLPTTNSRNDRDTRGSTEAHAIYLDDRIDIGRWTITPGIRYEMIDSEQNNKLSGQRYQGSYNTALPALNVMYHLTDNWNLYANTEGSFGSVQYSQMPNRVSSGEVKPEKARTWEVGTRYDNGDLQAEIGAFLINFDNQYESNQTNDSVIARGETRHQGIETSVRYALDGLSPALAGFDVHAGYAFVDASIREDGPNKGNQVPFSSRHKGTLGLGYTQGPWQLNLDSSFQSSQYADNANTGSESADGSTGRIPGYMLVSSRAGYDFGPQLSNLKVAVGVKNLFNREYYTRSFDDNNKGKYVGEPRTLYLQTSVEF, from the coding sequence ATGCGCCCCAGCCCCCTCGTCTACGCCCTGATGCTCGCCGCCCCGTTCGCCCTGGCCGGCGAAACCCGCGACTACCACATCGCCGCCGGTACCCTGGAGCAGGCGCTCAACCAGTTTGGCCACGAAAGCGGCGCGCTGATCTCGTTCAGCCCGGCCCTCACCCAAGGCCTGAGCAGCCCTGGTCTGGACGGCCAGTACGAGACGGCGCAAGGCCTCGACGCGCTGTTGCGCGGCAGTGGCCTGCAAGCCCACCAGCAGACCGACAACGCCTTCAACCTGCAACCGGCGCAAGCCGCCGGCGGCACTGGCAGCGTGGAGCTGGGCGCCTCGACCGTGGTCGGCGACTGGCTGGCCGAGGCGCGCCAGGACAACGTCTTCGAACATCCCGGCGCCCGCGACGTGGTGCGCCGCGAGCAGTTCGAACGCAGCGGCGCCAGCAGCGCCCGCGAAGTGCTCAACCGCATTCCCGGGGTCAATGCCCCGGAAAACAACGGCACCGGCAGCCATGACCTGGCGCTGAACTTCGGCATCCGTGGCCTGAACCCTCGCCTGGCCTCACGCTCCACCGTGCTGATGGACGGCATTCCGGTGCCCTTCGCCCCTTACGGCCAACCGCAGCTGTCGCTGGCGCCGATCAGCCTGGGCAACATGGACGCGGTGGACGTGGTGCGCGGCGGCGGCGCGGTGCGCTACGGGCCGCAGAACGTCGGCGGCATCGTCAACTTCGTCACCCGCGCCATCCCCGAAGAGGCCACCTTCAAGGCGGCGATGCAGAACCAGATCAGCCCGTCGTCCAGCCAGGATGGCCTGAAGAACAGCGCCAACCTGTTGATCGGTGGTACCAATGCCAACGGCCTGGGCGGCGCCCTGCTCTACTCCGGCAGCCGAGGCAGTGACTGGCGCGAACACAGCGACACCCAGATCGACGACCTGATGCTCAAGGGCAAGCTGCAACTGGACGAAGCCAACAGCCTGCACGCCATGGCCCAGTACTACGAGGGCGAGGCCGAGATGCCCGGTGGCCTGAGCGCGGCCGACTTCGACGCCGACCCGTACCAGTCGACCCGCCTCAAGGACAAGTTCTGGGGCCGCCGCACGCTGTTCAACCTGGGCTACGACTACAAGCAGGACGACCGCCAGTTCAGCGTCAACAGCTTCTTCACCAAGACCCTGCGCAGCGGCTACCTCGACCAGGGCAGCTTCGTCTCGCTGTCGCCCCGCGAGTACTGGGTACGCGGCATCGAAACGCGTTTTTCTCAGGGCCTGGCCCTGGGCGACAGCTGGCACGAACTGGGCATCGGCTACCGCTACATCAACGAAGCCGGCCACGAACTGCGCTACCGCGAGCCGACCCGCGCCAACCTGCTGCCGACCACCAACAGCCGCAATGACCGCGACACCCGCGGCAGTACCGAGGCCCACGCGATCTACCTGGACGACCGCATCGACATCGGCCGCTGGACCATCACCCCGGGCATCCGCTACGAGATGATCGACTCCGAGCAGAACAACAAGCTCAGCGGCCAACGCTACCAGGGCAGCTACAACACCGCCCTGCCGGCACTGAACGTGATGTACCACCTGACCGACAACTGGAACCTCTACGCCAACACCGAAGGCTCGTTCGGCAGCGTGCAGTACAGCCAGATGCCCAACCGGGTCAGCAGTGGCGAGGTGAAGCCGGAAAAGGCGCGCACCTGGGAAGTCGGTACCCGCTATGACAATGGCGACCTGCAAGCGGAGATCGGCGCGTTTCTGATCAACTTCGACAATCAGTACGAAAGCAACCAGACCAACGATTCGGTAATCGCCCGCGGCGAGACCCGCCACCAAGGGATCGAGACCAGCGTGCGCTACGCCCTCGATGGCCTGAGCCCGGCACTGGCGGGCTTCGACGTGCATGCCGGCTATGCCTTCGTCGATGCCAGCATTCGCGAGGACGGGCCGAACAAGGGCAACCAGGTGCCGTTCTCGTCGCGCCACAAGGGCACCCTGGGGCTCGGCTACACCCAGGGCCCGTGGCAACTTAACCTCGACAGCAGCTTCCAGAGCAGCCAATACGCCGACAACGCCAACACCGGTAGCGAGAGCGCCGACGGCAGCACCGGACGCATTCCCGGCTACATGCTGGTCAGCAGCCGCGCTGGCTACGACTTCGGCCCGCAGCTGTCGAACTTGAAGGTGGCGGTGGGGGTGAAGAACCTGTTCAACCGCGAGTACTACACCCGTTCGTTCGACGACAACAACAAGGGCAAGTACGTGGGTGAACCTCGTACTTTATACCTGCAAACCTCGGTCGAGTTCTGA
- a CDS encoding FecR family protein — translation MNAEPPITAEQSRAALSWLGRINQQPQQAQDAAFKRWLLADPAHRRAYAQAQALWDLSEAPAARLAQEEAGDLGRYLEAMRQPPRRRPWRGLAVAACLLLALGCVAGWQPQFWLQDLRADYSSGAEVRQVTLADHSRLTLDAGSAVALDFQHGERRVRLLRGAAFFEVSHTGAPFLVDAQGGEVRVLGTQFEVREQGQGARVTVRSGRVAVTPAKGQQPRELIANQQLDYADGLAGAVEAVDSDSRLAWREGWLNYYQVPLGQVVEDLGRYYPGRILLLDGELAQRKVSGSFPAAEPLAALDSLGQVLGFSRQTVLGRLTVLR, via the coding sequence ATGAATGCTGAGCCGCCGATCACCGCCGAACAGTCCCGTGCCGCGCTCAGTTGGTTGGGGCGTATCAACCAACAGCCGCAACAGGCCCAGGACGCGGCCTTCAAGCGCTGGTTGCTGGCCGACCCGGCCCATCGCCGGGCCTATGCCCAGGCCCAGGCGCTGTGGGACCTGAGCGAGGCGCCGGCGGCGCGCCTGGCGCAGGAGGAGGCGGGTGACCTGGGTCGCTACCTCGAGGCCATGCGCCAGCCACCGCGTCGGCGTCCGTGGCGCGGCCTGGCCGTGGCCGCGTGCTTGCTGCTGGCGTTGGGCTGTGTGGCCGGTTGGCAGCCGCAGTTCTGGTTGCAGGACCTGCGCGCCGACTACAGCAGCGGCGCCGAGGTCCGCCAGGTGACGTTGGCCGACCACTCGCGGCTGACCCTGGACGCCGGCAGTGCCGTGGCACTGGACTTCCAGCACGGCGAGCGACGGGTGCGCCTGCTGCGTGGCGCCGCGTTCTTCGAGGTGAGCCACACCGGCGCGCCTTTCCTGGTCGATGCCCAGGGTGGCGAGGTGCGGGTGCTGGGCACCCAGTTCGAGGTGCGCGAGCAGGGGCAGGGCGCCCGGGTCACGGTGCGCAGTGGACGGGTGGCGGTGACGCCGGCCAAGGGGCAACAGCCCCGCGAACTGATCGCCAACCAGCAGCTGGACTACGCCGATGGGCTGGCCGGCGCGGTCGAGGCGGTGGACAGCGACAGCCGCCTGGCTTGGCGCGAGGGCTGGCTGAACTACTACCAGGTGCCGTTGGGGCAGGTGGTCGAGGACCTTGGCCGTTACTATCCCGGGCGCATCCTGTTGCTCGACGGCGAGCTGGCGCAGCGCAAGGTCAGCGGCAGCTTCCCGGCGGCCGAGCCGTTGGCTGCACTGGATTCGCTGGGCCAGGTGCTGGGCTTTTCGCGGCAGACGGTGCTCGGGCGGTTGACCGTATTGCGTTAA